The following proteins come from a genomic window of Kitasatospora cineracea:
- a CDS encoding ATP-binding protein produces the protein MGDIQAVGWARRMPVSAGVREGRDWVRRHLATLGWDEAEPELADGVVLAVSELLTNAHVHAHSDAELVLTWDGHCLRLSVHDHNPLPPRPRTAEPGALGGRGLVLVDAVADHWGTRPTKEGKTVTACFHPPSAVRGPLNATGTHRSAPPGAG, from the coding sequence ATGGGCGATATCCAAGCGGTGGGCTGGGCCCGGCGAATGCCGGTCAGCGCGGGAGTGCGCGAGGGCCGTGACTGGGTCCGCAGGCATCTGGCGACGCTCGGCTGGGACGAAGCCGAGCCGGAGTTGGCGGACGGCGTCGTGCTGGCAGTCTCCGAGCTGCTGACGAACGCTCACGTGCACGCGCACAGCGACGCGGAGCTGGTTCTGACGTGGGACGGACACTGCCTGCGCCTGAGCGTCCACGACCACAACCCCCTGCCCCCTCGCCCGCGGACAGCAGAACCCGGCGCTCTTGGCGGCAGGGGACTGGTGCTGGTCGATGCGGTGGCCGACCACTGGGGCACCCGGCCCACGAAGGAAGGGAAGACCGTCACCGCCTGCTTCCACCCCCCGTCGGCCGTTCGAGGCCCCTTGAACGCAACGGGCACGCACCGGTCTGCCCCACCCGGCGCGGGCTGA
- a CDS encoding MBL fold metallo-hydrolase, with translation MSDNEKTLGRRGLLRTAVAGAAFLPVAAAVPAAAAAGDPAAAADPGPDRQGGGETAFTWLGNSGWRIEGNGKTVLFDPYLTRFPTHGFDPATPLTTAADVVDAHIGKPDLVLVSHSHWDHVNDVPYIAKSRGVQVVGTATTCHLLQAAGVDPAQLIVVKGGEVLDFGGYTVRVVASLHSRNAKHRYWAPGTLTAPPAAPPRTIGELVEGDTLAFQVRLGDGPSTLLTGASDFVEHTYAGLRPDVAMIAVESTARTTHQYVPRLLQALDLPRTVVPVHWDNFETPLTDPAVQDPGMDLDGLVTQVRQLSPRTRLIRPEHLATLHLRP, from the coding sequence ATGAGCGACAACGAGAAGACCTTAGGACGACGCGGACTCCTGCGGACGGCGGTCGCGGGTGCCGCCTTCCTGCCGGTGGCCGCTGCCGTCCCCGCAGCAGCCGCCGCGGGCGACCCCGCCGCCGCAGCCGACCCCGGGCCGGACCGGCAGGGCGGCGGCGAGACGGCGTTCACCTGGCTGGGCAACAGCGGGTGGCGGATCGAGGGCAACGGCAAGACCGTGCTGTTCGACCCGTACCTCACCCGCTTCCCCACCCACGGCTTCGACCCCGCCACCCCCCTCACCACCGCCGCCGACGTGGTCGACGCCCACATCGGGAAACCGGACCTCGTCCTGGTCAGCCACAGCCACTGGGACCACGTCAACGACGTCCCGTACATCGCGAAGAGCCGCGGGGTGCAGGTGGTCGGCACCGCCACCACCTGCCACCTGCTGCAGGCGGCGGGCGTCGACCCGGCCCAGCTGATCGTGGTCAAGGGCGGCGAGGTGCTCGACTTCGGCGGGTACACCGTGCGGGTGGTGGCCAGCCTGCACAGTCGCAACGCCAAGCACCGCTACTGGGCGCCCGGCACGCTCACCGCGCCGCCCGCCGCCCCGCCCCGCACGATCGGCGAACTCGTCGAGGGCGACACCCTGGCCTTCCAGGTCCGGCTCGGCGACGGCCCCTCGACCCTGCTGACCGGCGCCAGCGACTTCGTCGAGCACACCTACGCCGGCCTGCGGCCGGACGTGGCGATGATCGCGGTCGAGAGCACCGCCCGCACCACCCACCAGTACGTGCCCCGGCTGCTGCAGGCCCTCGACCTCCCGCGCACCGTCGTCCCCGTGCACTGGGACAACTTCGAGACACCACTGACCGACCCCGCCGTCCAGGACCCGGGCATGGACCTCGACGGCCTCGTCACCCAGGTGCGCCAACTCTCCCCGCGCACCCGGCTGATCCGCCCCGAACACCTCGCCACCCTGCACCTGCGCCCCTGA
- a CDS encoding dienelactone hydrolase family protein: MAGQWQELGTPGGLEAHVHRPAGEVRGAVVVCSELYGVNAYLRDVCAELAARGYAAVAPDFYWRNARRTELGYEAEEREAGLVLMKALDRDELVADAAEALAAARELADGHGVAFLGTSMGGHIAVRAATELRFELAAVFYPGWLLNSGFPLVGPVPPLETAERIAANGVHLLGFCGELDHILPQEEWQEAEHRLTAAGVGHELITYPGARHGFAADRPADHDAEATADAWRRVYEALARHL, encoded by the coding sequence ATGGCAGGTCAATGGCAGGAACTGGGCACTCCAGGCGGCCTGGAGGCCCACGTGCACCGCCCGGCGGGCGAGGTGCGCGGCGCGGTGGTGGTCTGCTCCGAGCTGTACGGGGTCAACGCCTACCTGCGGGACGTGTGCGCCGAGTTGGCGGCACGCGGGTACGCCGCGGTGGCACCGGACTTCTACTGGCGCAACGCACGCCGCACCGAGCTGGGCTACGAGGCCGAGGAGCGCGAGGCGGGCCTGGTCCTGATGAAGGCCCTGGACCGCGACGAACTGGTCGCCGACGCGGCCGAGGCCCTGGCCGCGGCCCGCGAACTGGCCGACGGGCACGGGGTGGCGTTCCTCGGGACGAGCATGGGCGGGCACATCGCCGTGCGCGCGGCCACCGAGCTGCGCTTCGAGCTGGCAGCGGTGTTCTACCCGGGCTGGCTGCTCAACTCCGGCTTCCCGCTGGTCGGTCCGGTGCCCCCGCTGGAGACGGCCGAACGCATCGCCGCCAACGGGGTGCACCTGCTGGGCTTCTGCGGCGAACTGGACCACATCCTCCCCCAGGAGGAGTGGCAGGAGGCCGAGCACCGGCTCACCGCCGCCGGGGTCGGGCACGAGCTGATCACCTACCCGGGCGCCCGCCACGGCTTCGCCGCCGACCGGCCGGCGGACCACGACGCGGAGGCCACCGCCGACGCCTGGCGGCGGGTCTACGAGGCACTGGCCCGGCACTTGTAG
- a CDS encoding TetR/AcrR family transcriptional regulator: MKLTKERIVDAGMAVFAEVGYQNLSMRQVADRLGAHAGSLYYHVRGKDELLALMADRICHHAYEEGTAALDALPAATRWPERIGAQAAALRLSLKQHPGGAQLFAESPGVLSTGALSLMERLLRTLLDGGVPAERCGIAADVLLSHVTGFVLQEQNQPAAPPTVTAERYADLCARFPLLMGPLMERLDQDEKFVRSVRLLCAGFTAPPDSGTGARAKTGRPHR; this comes from the coding sequence ATGAAGCTCACCAAGGAGCGCATCGTCGACGCGGGCATGGCCGTCTTCGCCGAGGTCGGCTACCAGAACCTGTCGATGCGTCAGGTCGCCGACCGCCTGGGCGCCCACGCCGGCAGTCTCTACTACCACGTGCGCGGCAAGGACGAACTGCTCGCCCTGATGGCCGACCGGATCTGCCACCACGCGTACGAGGAGGGCACCGCCGCCCTGGACGCCCTGCCGGCCGCCACCCGCTGGCCGGAGCGGATCGGGGCCCAGGCCGCCGCCCTGCGCCTGAGCCTCAAACAGCACCCCGGCGGCGCCCAGCTGTTCGCCGAGAGCCCCGGCGTGCTCAGCACCGGTGCCCTCTCCCTGATGGAGCGCCTGCTGCGCACCCTCCTCGACGGCGGCGTGCCCGCCGAACGGTGCGGGATCGCCGCCGACGTCCTGCTCAGCCACGTCACCGGCTTCGTGCTGCAGGAGCAGAACCAGCCCGCCGCACCGCCGACGGTCACCGCCGAGCGGTACGCCGACCTGTGCGCCCGCTTCCCGCTGCTGATGGGCCCGTTGATGGAGCGGCTGGACCAGGACGAGAAGTTCGTCCGCAGCGTGCGCCTGCTCTGCGCGGGCTTCACCGCGCCCCCGGACAGCGGGACCGGTGCCCGCGCGAAAACCGGTCGTCCGCACCGGTGA
- a CDS encoding FG-GAP-like repeat-containing protein — protein MTRTITLALATVASMAAIAATAPAASAAAPVPAPVLRVMPLGDSITAGYRSSTDAGYRGPLADLVALQSRYAVDLVGSNHNGAVADPDNEGHSGYVVNDVAAGIDGWLASAQPDVVLLHIGINDLDRGTDKAHAADRASALIDRILADRSGVSVLVMGLIPTTPDLTAQVADYNTALSQAVRAKQDQGRKVRYTAAPALTPAEMADGLHPDDLGYQRMAQTFDQALDRAFTDGLAVPAPAHRAGTESGGSGRVRWADFDGDGRADYVIVNDDGSVRVFSNKGGDGHGGWSDLGQVASGMTRDRARVRFADYDGDGRADYLVINADGSVRVFSNKGGDGHGGWTDLGQVASGMTADPAQVAFADFDGDGRTDYTTIADDGAVRVFLNRGGDGRGGWSDLGKVAGGLTTDRSRLRLADFDGDGRADYNVVNPDGSLTTFLNKGGDGHGGWTDHGRTAAGLTTDQNSVALADVNADAHADYLVTTGPTTAFLNNGGDGRNTPGWIDYGQIATGV, from the coding sequence ATGACGCGCACCATCACGCTCGCTCTGGCCACGGTCGCCTCGATGGCGGCGATCGCGGCCACCGCCCCCGCGGCCTCCGCCGCCGCACCCGTCCCCGCCCCGGTACTGCGGGTGATGCCGCTCGGCGACTCGATCACCGCCGGGTACCGGAGCAGCACCGACGCCGGCTACCGCGGACCGCTCGCCGACCTGGTGGCCCTGCAGAGCCGTTACGCCGTCGACCTGGTGGGCTCGAACCACAACGGCGCGGTCGCCGACCCCGACAACGAGGGCCACAGCGGGTACGTGGTCAACGACGTCGCGGCCGGCATCGACGGCTGGCTGGCCTCCGCGCAGCCGGATGTCGTCCTGCTCCACATCGGCATCAACGACCTCGACCGGGGGACCGACAAGGCGCACGCCGCGGACCGCGCCTCGGCACTGATCGACCGGATCCTGGCCGACCGGTCCGGCGTGAGCGTCCTGGTGATGGGCCTGATCCCGACGACACCCGACCTGACCGCCCAGGTCGCCGACTACAACACCGCGCTGAGCCAGGCCGTCCGGGCGAAGCAGGACCAGGGCCGCAAGGTCCGCTACACCGCCGCACCCGCGCTGACCCCGGCCGAGATGGCCGACGGGCTGCACCCCGACGACCTCGGCTACCAGCGGATGGCGCAGACCTTCGACCAGGCCCTGGACCGCGCCTTCACCGACGGCCTGGCCGTCCCGGCCCCGGCACACCGCGCCGGTACGGAGTCGGGCGGGTCGGGTCGGGTGCGGTGGGCGGATTTCGACGGTGACGGCCGGGCGGACTACGTGATCGTGAACGACGACGGTTCGGTGCGGGTGTTCTCGAACAAGGGCGGTGACGGGCACGGGGGCTGGAGCGACCTCGGCCAGGTGGCGTCCGGGATGACCCGGGACCGGGCGCGGGTGCGGTTCGCGGACTACGACGGTGACGGCCGCGCCGACTACCTGGTGATCAACGCGGACGGTTCGGTACGGGTGTTCTCGAACAAGGGCGGTGACGGGCACGGGGGTTGGACCGACCTCGGCCAGGTGGCGTCCGGGATGACGGCGGATCCCGCGCAGGTGGCGTTCGCGGACTTCGACGGCGACGGCCGCACCGACTACACCACCATCGCCGACGACGGCGCGGTGCGCGTCTTCCTCAACCGCGGCGGCGACGGCCGCGGCGGCTGGAGCGACCTGGGCAAGGTGGCCGGCGGTCTCACCACCGACCGCAGCCGCCTGCGCCTGGCGGACTTCGACGGCGACGGCCGCGCCGACTACAACGTGGTCAACCCCGACGGCTCCCTCACCACCTTCCTGAACAAGGGCGGCGACGGCCACGGCGGCTGGACCGACCACGGCCGCACCGCGGCCGGCCTCACCACCGACCAGAACTCCGTGGCGCTGGCGGACGTCAACGCCGACGCCCACGCCGACTACCTGGTCACCACCGGCCCCACCACCGCCTTCCTCAACAACGGCGGCGACGGCCGGAACACCCCCGGCTGGATCGACTACGGCCAGATCGCCACCGGCGTCTGA
- a CDS encoding glycoside hydrolase family 27 protein: protein MNAIRAPRTLGAAMALALALGAAPVALVLGGAPPAHALDNGLALTPPMGWNDWNAFGCEGLDEALVLKTADFLVTSGLRDAGYQYVNLDDCWMQSATGWDDPTNGRDAAGRLQADPVKFPNGIASVARYVHAKGLKLGIYESAGWRTCAFPAVPGTDRYFPGSMGHEAVDARTFADWGVDLLKYDNCGNFFKPNDPSVPNGKDWASRFPVMGQALKDTGRPIVYSLCSPAEPNVGVAPQVGNLWRTSKDISPTWSVPDDSAYGSLLQNYHENTKFAASAHPGAWNDPDMLEIGTTTGMGSLTPDEARSEFSLWSVMAAPLVIGTDLTTASPETLAIYGNRDVIAVDQDPLGRQGVPVPSAPGTSVLAKPLADGDVAVTLFNESEVARTIATTTSNLGLPASPSFRLTDLWTHSTSSTDGVVSATVAPHATVMYRVSPGAPGKVSLQLADGSGAMAAQTGDLATGGFDPQWSHPEGGGLTGLTSISAGTLVHVYGVAGGRVFGEDLDTVTGRWSGWTEIPGGATGVRDISASIVNNVVQLLIAGWDGSMWLQRGDYDAGHFDTSWTRADDAPLSRLTSVAAGTLVHVYAIAQGRVYGEDLDTVTGRWSGWAEIPGGATGAVDLTASIVHNVVHLEIVGGDRTMFGQVGDYNAGHFNPTWTQLPGSGLGALTSVASGTLVHVYGTAGGTVYSSMLDTATGRWTDWAQVPGNATGAVDLTVAAVDR from the coding sequence ATGAATGCAATCCGCGCGCCACGGACGCTCGGTGCCGCGATGGCGCTGGCCCTGGCTCTGGGAGCCGCGCCGGTGGCCTTGGTGCTGGGCGGTGCGCCGCCGGCGCACGCTCTCGACAACGGCCTGGCCCTGACCCCGCCGATGGGGTGGAACGACTGGAACGCCTTCGGGTGCGAGGGCCTCGACGAGGCGCTGGTGCTGAAGACCGCCGACTTCCTGGTCACCTCGGGCCTTCGGGACGCGGGGTACCAGTACGTGAACCTCGACGACTGCTGGATGCAGTCCGCGACCGGTTGGGACGACCCGACCAACGGGCGGGACGCCGCGGGCCGTCTGCAGGCGGATCCGGTGAAGTTCCCGAACGGCATCGCCAGTGTGGCCCGGTACGTCCACGCCAAGGGCCTCAAGCTCGGCATCTACGAGAGCGCGGGCTGGCGCACCTGCGCCTTCCCCGCCGTACCGGGCACCGACCGGTACTTCCCGGGCAGCATGGGCCACGAGGCCGTCGATGCCCGGACCTTCGCGGACTGGGGCGTCGACCTGCTCAAGTACGACAACTGCGGCAACTTCTTCAAGCCGAACGACCCCTCGGTGCCGAACGGCAAGGACTGGGCGTCCAGGTTCCCGGTGATGGGCCAAGCCCTGAAGGACACCGGGCGCCCGATCGTGTACAGCCTCTGTTCGCCGGCCGAGCCCAACGTCGGCGTCGCCCCGCAGGTCGGGAACCTGTGGCGGACGTCGAAGGACATCTCGCCCACCTGGTCGGTGCCGGACGACAGCGCCTACGGCTCGCTGCTGCAGAACTACCACGAGAACACGAAGTTCGCCGCCTCCGCGCACCCCGGGGCGTGGAACGACCCCGACATGCTGGAGATCGGCACCACCACCGGCATGGGCTCCCTCACTCCCGACGAGGCGCGCTCCGAGTTCAGCCTCTGGTCCGTGATGGCCGCGCCGCTGGTCATCGGGACGGACCTGACCACCGCCTCCCCCGAGACCCTCGCCATCTACGGCAACCGCGACGTGATCGCGGTCGACCAGGACCCGCTGGGCAGGCAGGGCGTACCGGTGCCCTCCGCCCCGGGGACCTCGGTGCTGGCCAAGCCGTTGGCCGACGGCGACGTGGCAGTGACCCTGTTCAACGAGAGCGAGGTGGCGAGGACCATCGCCACCACCACCTCGAACCTCGGCCTGCCGGCCTCGCCGTCCTTCCGCCTGACCGACCTGTGGACGCACAGCACCAGCAGCACCGACGGCGTGGTCTCCGCCACCGTGGCCCCGCACGCCACCGTGATGTACCGGGTGTCGCCGGGGGCCCCGGGCAAGGTCTCCCTGCAACTGGCGGACGGCAGCGGTGCGATGGCTGCCCAGACCGGTGACCTGGCCACCGGAGGCTTCGACCCCCAGTGGTCGCACCCGGAGGGCGGCGGCCTCACCGGCCTGACCAGCATCTCCGCCGGCACCCTGGTGCACGTCTACGGCGTGGCGGGCGGCCGGGTGTTCGGCGAGGACCTGGACACCGTCACCGGCCGGTGGAGCGGCTGGACGGAGATCCCCGGCGGCGCCACCGGGGTCCGGGACATCAGCGCGAGCATCGTCAACAACGTCGTGCAGCTGCTCATCGCGGGCTGGGACGGCTCGATGTGGCTCCAGCGCGGCGACTACGACGCCGGGCACTTCGACACCTCCTGGACCAGGGCCGACGACGCCCCGCTGTCCAGGCTGACCAGCGTCGCGGCCGGCACCCTGGTGCACGTCTACGCCATCGCGCAGGGCCGGGTCTACGGCGAGGACCTGGACACCGTCACCGGCCGGTGGAGCGGCTGGGCGGAGATCCCCGGCGGCGCCACGGGCGCCGTCGACCTCACCGCGAGCATCGTCCACAATGTCGTCCACCTGGAGATCGTCGGCGGCGACCGGACCATGTTCGGACAGGTCGGCGACTACAACGCCGGTCATTTCAACCCGACGTGGACCCAGCTTCCGGGCAGCGGCCTCGGCGCACTGACCAGCGTCGCCTCCGGCACCCTGGTGCACGTCTACGGCACCGCGGGCGGGACGGTCTACAGCTCCATGCTGGACACCGCCACCGGCCGGTGGACCGACTGGGCCCAGGTTCCGGGGAACGCCACCGGCGCGGTCGATCTGACGGTGGCCGCCGTCGACCGGTGA
- a CDS encoding FG-GAP-like repeat-containing protein: protein MRHRASGAIAASAALAATVFTGLASAPPALADTTGVDVPSAVEDGAYPGAAQILAEKGITLTRGDGGITLADCTQPSSYQIKVLARTANEDDGDTICFAAPGAGGYLAFTIPDAYRITTYNRSVRASLSTDQKPTETTDVPANGTKGIGETLDPNTRAVLLELRVTGSTATPTAGQAADAATAFTTHLAIGDQGRTCTGALVAPQWVLTAKSCFADDPANPATVTAGAPKNATTATLGRADIHTTGGHRTKVIGLVPHADRDLVMARLETPVYDIAPLGLSSTAPADGGALNTAGYGRTATAWTPGTLHTPAATTGAVTATGFDLTPTAPALICKGDAGAPLWRTENNKPALAGVITRAWQGGCLGTPAAEARTTAHAERTDNLAGWVSSTLAASPKHAGSESGGTGRVRYADWDGDGRADLLTVADSGAVHVYLNRGGDGHGGWEDYGQVATGMTTDKSRVRFADWDGDGRADYIVIQASGAVGVFLNKGGDGHGGWQDWGQVATGLANADQVRFADWDGDGKADYIVTQASGAVGVFLNKGGDGHGGWQDQGAIAQGVTSDRSRIRFADIDGDGKVDYNIINSDGSVTTYINKGGDGHGGWTLRNKITSGATTNQNIVHFADLTGEGNADYLLVDGATQAYAYNGGDDLGGAWIYLGQIAGAL, encoded by the coding sequence ATGAGGCATCGTGCTTCGGGTGCGATAGCGGCGTCAGCCGCTCTCGCCGCCACCGTGTTCACCGGACTGGCATCCGCCCCGCCCGCACTGGCCGACACCACCGGAGTTGACGTCCCGTCCGCGGTCGAGGACGGCGCCTACCCCGGCGCCGCCCAGATCCTGGCCGAGAAGGGCATCACCCTCACCCGCGGCGACGGTGGCATCACCCTCGCCGACTGCACCCAGCCCAGCAGCTACCAGATCAAGGTCCTCGCCCGCACCGCCAACGAGGACGACGGCGACACCATCTGCTTCGCCGCCCCCGGCGCCGGCGGCTACCTCGCCTTCACCATCCCCGACGCCTACCGCATCACCACCTACAACCGCTCGGTGCGCGCCAGCCTCTCCACCGACCAGAAGCCCACCGAGACCACCGACGTCCCCGCCAACGGCACCAAGGGCATCGGCGAAACCCTCGACCCCAACACCCGCGCCGTCCTGCTCGAACTGCGCGTCACCGGCTCCACCGCCACCCCGACGGCCGGTCAGGCCGCCGATGCCGCCACCGCCTTCACCACCCACCTCGCCATCGGCGACCAGGGCCGCACCTGCACCGGAGCGCTCGTCGCCCCGCAGTGGGTCCTCACCGCCAAGTCCTGCTTCGCCGACGACCCCGCCAACCCCGCCACCGTGACGGCCGGCGCACCCAAGAACGCCACCACCGCCACCCTGGGCCGCGCCGACATCCACACCACCGGCGGCCACCGGACCAAGGTCATCGGCCTCGTCCCGCACGCCGACCGCGACCTGGTCATGGCGCGGCTGGAGACCCCGGTCTACGACATCGCCCCCCTCGGCCTGTCCAGCACCGCGCCCGCCGACGGCGGCGCGCTGAACACCGCCGGCTACGGCCGCACCGCCACCGCCTGGACCCCCGGCACCCTCCACACCCCCGCCGCCACCACCGGTGCCGTCACCGCCACCGGATTCGACCTCACCCCCACCGCCCCCGCCCTGATCTGCAAGGGCGACGCCGGCGCACCCCTGTGGCGCACCGAGAACAACAAGCCCGCCCTCGCAGGCGTCATCACCCGCGCCTGGCAAGGCGGCTGCCTCGGCACCCCCGCCGCCGAAGCCCGCACCACCGCCCACGCCGAACGCACCGACAACCTCGCGGGCTGGGTCTCCTCGACCCTGGCTGCCTCGCCGAAGCACGCCGGGTCCGAATCGGGTGGCACGGGCAGGGTGCGGTACGCGGACTGGGACGGTGACGGCCGGGCGGACCTGCTGACCGTCGCGGACTCCGGCGCGGTGCACGTGTACTTGAACCGCGGCGGTGACGGTCACGGCGGCTGGGAGGACTACGGCCAGGTCGCCACCGGCATGACCACCGACAAGTCCCGGGTCCGCTTCGCCGACTGGGACGGCGACGGCAGGGCCGACTACATCGTCATCCAGGCGAGCGGCGCCGTCGGCGTCTTCCTCAACAAGGGCGGCGACGGCCACGGCGGCTGGCAGGACTGGGGCCAGGTCGCCACCGGTCTGGCCAACGCCGACCAGGTCCGCTTCGCCGACTGGGACGGCGACGGCAAGGCCGACTACATCGTGACCCAGGCGAGCGGCGCCGTCGGCGTCTTCCTCAACAAGGGCGGCGACGGCCACGGCGGCTGGCAGGACCAGGGCGCCATCGCCCAGGGCGTCACCTCCGACCGCTCCCGCATCCGCTTCGCCGACATCGACGGCGACGGCAAGGTCGATTACAACATCATCAACAGCGACGGCTCCGTCACCACGTACATCAACAAGGGCGGCGACGGCCACGGCGGCTGGACCCTCCGCAACAAGATCACCAGCGGCGCGACCACCAACCAGAACATCGTCCACTTCGCCGACCTCACCGGTGAGGGCAACGCCGACTACCTGCTCGTCGACGGCGCCACCCAGGCCTACGCCTACAACGGCGGCGACGACCTCGGCGGCGCCTGGATCTACCTCGGCCAGATCGCCGGCGCACTCTGA